The window TTGCCCAACCGCAGGGGCCAGATCGTGCGCGGCCGCGGCGTGCTGTTGCTGATACTCTATGCTGGGTTTGTCTGGGCGACACTTGATTCCTGAATCAAATCCTATCCAAGCCGATCCCGCCATTGCCTGACACGCCCTACTTACAAAAAAGTGGACTGACGACAACTTCGCCTCGATCAGCGGTTGAACGGCAGCAACCTGAGCGATACCGGCCCAACATCCTTGCTGCTCCCAATGACCGCACTGGCCGAACACCTGCCTCATGCCGGCTGCATCAGGCAACAACTCGGCCTAAGCCGCTGTATAACCGATGCCGAACCTACGGCAGGTGTCGGCCAAACTGCAGAACAGATTTTCTTCAAGCAATGACCGCTATCAGGCAAACCAGCACTCAACAGAGCCCGCCTTAAGGAAGCGAATCTCAGCGGCTGAACTGCACTACGCACCAATTGGGACACACGTCTGCAATTAGCCAGGCTGGCCATCGGCTCTTGGTTTCCAGGTATAGGGCGCATAACTCACGGCCCAGTTTAAAAAAGCCCATAGCCATACCAAGGAAGCTAGAAACGAAAAATCCCAAGGCGCAGAAGGATGAACAAACTCTCCTGCCATGCGTAGAAGTGCTGCGAACTGCATGAGCCAGAAGGAGCGCCACATTGCGGTATTTCCCACAAGCGGCATTCCTGAGTGTCCCAGTGTGACGCGCGAAGCCATGCCCATGAGCGTTGATGCCAGGAAGCCCAGTGTCAGCGCATGCAGTGGTGCCAGACCGAGTCCTGTGTATCCGGCCAGTAGCAAGAGGCTATTGATTGCAAAGAGCGCAAATGACAGGCTGCACCATGCAAAGCCAATGTGCAGAACCGCCAGCAACCTGTCGGCAAGACTTTCCCGTATGCGCCATTTCAATGTCAGCCACGCCGCTGTGAGCGCGACCGGCAGATCGGCTAGCCAGGTCCATTGCAGGGCATCGAAGAAATTCAGCAGTCCGTGTCCCATGGCACCGGCGACAATGATCCAGAGCGTCCAGTACGGACGGTAACCGCCAATGCCCGGGATGACATTCGCTGAAAAGAACGGCAGCATGCGGTGGATGACCAGGACGAACGTCGGCAACAAAAAGCTCCAGAGTCCTATAGTGATTGCCAGACGTGCCAGCACCGGCTCGCCCGTCAGGGCATAGATGGCGAACAGGAACAGGCCAAGCGCTCCCAGAGTTACGACCGAGGCGGCGAGCCGTATGTGCCGGCGTTCGGCATTGGGCCAGACGGCAACGCGCCAGAGGTGTCGAGCTGCCATCACCCATCCCATGAGAATGACGACAAGTCCAGGTACCAGCAATATCGGTAAGGCAACTACCCCAACCCAGGTCATGAGCCAGCCGAGCGATAGGCCCCAGAATGCAGGGATGAACACATGGGGAGGGGTTTCCTCGTAACCCTGCCAGCGTGGTCCTGCAGTCAGGATAAAGCCGAAAATGAAGAACGGGAAAACACCATAAATAATCACCAACCCGTGTAGCCAATAGGATGGCAAGGACCATGCAGGCTCGGTCCACAAGCCAGCCCGGCGCGCTCCCAGGTCGATTGCCCAGAAAATCATGACGAGCAAGGCTTGCACCGCTCCGGAAAAGAACATGCCGCGGTGAACCGCTGCAAAGAATGGCTTCGGAATCAAGAGATACCTTTCAGAATTCAGTGCCGTAATCAGCAGATTGTGGCTTTCCTCTTAAGCGCCTACAGAAGCTCAAAGGAATGGCAAATTGGCTACCTCGGTAGGCACATAGTGAACCTCTGCATCGGCCGGCGAGCATCGTTGCTGCATAGAGATGGAAGGCGTGGACAAGGTCATTATAAGATGTATCATCAATACATCTTTAATTTACCACTAACTCCCGGGATTACAAATTGCCGTAACAAGGCCCCTCATTCCTCGGATTGATTGCATGCGACTCACAACTTTCACCGATTACACCCTGCGCGTACTGATGTATCTCGCTCTACAACCCGAGCGAAGGGTGACAATCCCGGAAATCGCTTCGGCCTACGGTATTTCAGAAAACCATCTGACCAAGGTCGTGCATCATCTTGGCCGCAGCGGCATGATTGAAACCCTGCGCGGCAAATCGGGTGGCCTGCGTCTCGCGCAAACCCTAGAGGCAATTCGTCTTGGTACAGTGGTTCGAGCGAGTGAAGGAGAGGCCGCGTTCGTTGCATGCATGGGTGGAACATCTGAAGCGTGCTGCATCGCACCTGTATGCCGTCTCGCGGATATTCTTGAAGAGGCCCTAGGCGCACTGTATGCCTCTTTGGATCGTTACACGTTGGCAGATCTTGTCGCAAGCCCTCGCAAGCTGCAGCGTTTGTTGCTAATGGATGGTTGATGCATTCGGCGCAAACATACCGGCGAGCCGTTCCCCATGATCCTCTGGAAAAGGCGACGGCCGAACGCATCCTGTCCATACGGCGCTGGACGGAGAAACTGTTTTCAGTTCGTGTATCGCGCAGCCCCACATTTCGCTTTACACCAGGACAGTGGGTACGGCTTGGCATCACAAGCGGAAGCGGCTTACCGGGCAGCATCATCTGGCGACCCTATTCGATGGCAAACGCCGCACATGATGAGTATCTGGAGTTCTTCTCAATTCTCGTACCGGGTGGCGCTTTCAGCAGCCGGCTCGCCACGGCACAGATTGGTGACACCTTGTATGTCGAAAAGCAGGTGTATGGATTTCTTACCACGTCACGCTTTGTCGGTGGTCGCCACTTATGGATGATGGCGAGTGGAACCGGGCTGGCTCCCTTCGTTTCCATCCTGCAGGATCCCGAGGTGTGGCAGCGTTACGATGAACGCGTACTTGCTTACAGCGCACGAGAAACCAGGGAACTGGCATACGTCGATGAGTTGGCCGCGCTCGGGCAGCAAGAATGGCTGGGTGCAGGTAGAAAGCCGCTACGGTTTGTCCCAGTCGTGACGCGCGAAAACAGGCCCGGTGTGTTGCATCAACGCTTGCCAAAGTTGATCACCAGCGGGGGGTTGGAAGAAACAGCTGGCCTACAATTATCTGCTGAAGACAGTCGAATCCTGGTGTGCGGCAATCCCCAGATGCTGGACGATGTGCGCGACGCACTGGTTGAACGGGGTTTGCGCATGGACCGCAGCAAAACGCCCGGCAACTTCGCCACGGAAAATTATTGGTAGCGGTTCATGCATAGCGTGAAACATGCGCGTCCGCTCTGTCCGCTGCAGCCTGGTGTGCTAGCCAGCCGCTTCGAGGATCTGCCATGAATACATCATGCTGTCTTCGTTGAAAATCCGGCCGGATGACACGTCCTGCCACCATGAAACGGAACGGCTATCTGGACCGAGGTATAACCATTCAAGACATTCCCCGCTGCACAGCATCACCCGGTACGTTTCACCTATCGTCAGGACAGAGGCGGTATGTCCCATGCCAATGCCGACAGGAAATCCTTGCGCAGCAGCAGGCCAAGCATAAGCCCCTTCTCATCGACCACCGGCATGCTGCGCCCATCATGTCGTTTGAAGGCATCCAGAATTTCTCGGAAGTCTGCCTGTGGACCGATCGTTATCGTTGGACTACTCATTGCCTCTAGCACACATGTTTCATGGCAACGGTGGCTTAGCTCGCCTTGATCGCTGATCAGGTGCAACATCAGTTCAAGGAAGGTTTCACTCTTCAGGCGTCTCAGGAAATCGGTTTCCGTCAGCATTCCGACCACCCGTCCGGAAGCATCGACGACCGGCAACCCTTTGTAGCGACTGGCAACGATCTTGCATGCTGCCTCTTCCATCGTCATCCCGGTGGTTATTGCCGTCAGATCCGTCCGCATCAGGTTGGCTGCGCGAATTCTTCCCGTCAGGCGGTCAATCGCGTTGTGGTGAGCCAGGTGATACAGCACCTGGAAATCCTCTGTACTGATATCCAGAAAGCCTGGAATATGGGCCATCGCTTCGACGACATCGACATCGGAAAGGACGATCTCGCCAACGTCGCACTCACAGACAAGGCTCATTGGGTCTGCCTCCTGTGTTCTTTTAAGCTCAGCCTGTACTCCAGCCACGAGGCCGCATCATTCCGGCGATCTTGCAGGCCTGCTTGACATAGCCGTAGGGGAACAGTCCGAACAATTGATCCTTCGCCGAACGCTTGTCGATCCCCTGTTCACTGGACAAATAGCTCACCACGTGACGAACATCAGGAGCAACCTGGTGTTCGCGCCAGTACTCGCGCATGAAGTTCAGAATCGGCCAGTAGGCATCAGCCAGCTCCAGATCTTCCTCAGACGCAAGTTCGCAAGCCAATTGGTCGTTCCATGTTTCCGGATCGACCAGATAGCCTTCACTATCCCGTAGAGCTTCGACTGCAGTATTCATGCTTGTCTCCTGTCGCCAATTGATGACGGCTAAAGACTATTCGACGGCACCAATGCAAGTCAAACGATATTAATTTGTGATACATATCGGCTTTGTCAATATTAGTAAAGGAGTGACGATGGATATTGATCAGGCAAGGACATTTCTGGCCATCGTGGCCCACGGCAGTTTTCTGGTTGCAGCGGAGCATCTGCATGTCACGCAATCCACGGTAAGCGCCCGGATTCAACGGCTGGAAGAAGAGTTGGGAGTTCGCCTTTTTGTGCGCAATCGCGCCGGGGCCTCCCTCACGGTGGGTGGGCGACGCTTTGCCGAATACGCGAAACGTCTGGCGCTGACCGCAGAGCAGGCGCGCCAGCACGTGGGGTTGCCAAGCCGCTATCGAGCAACGCTTCGGGTTGGTGGCCGCATTGCTCTCTGGGATGGCTTGTTGCCCATGTGGGTGCAATGGCTGCGCTCCCACGCTGAGGCGGTAGCTCTTCGCAACGAGATTGGCTTCGAAGAGGATCTCATGAGGCACCTGATAGATGGCACCCTCGATA is drawn from Candidatus Nitricoxidivorans perseverans and contains these coding sequences:
- a CDS encoding NnrS family protein, which gives rise to MIPKPFFAAVHRGMFFSGAVQALLVMIFWAIDLGARRAGLWTEPAWSLPSYWLHGLVIIYGVFPFFIFGFILTAGPRWQGYEETPPHVFIPAFWGLSLGWLMTWVGVVALPILLVPGLVVILMGWVMAARHLWRVAVWPNAERRHIRLAASVVTLGALGLFLFAIYALTGEPVLARLAITIGLWSFLLPTFVLVIHRMLPFFSANVIPGIGGYRPYWTLWIIVAGAMGHGLLNFFDALQWTWLADLPVALTAAWLTLKWRIRESLADRLLAVLHIGFAWCSLSFALFAINSLLLLAGYTGLGLAPLHALTLGFLASTLMGMASRVTLGHSGMPLVGNTAMWRSFWLMQFAALLRMAGEFVHPSAPWDFSFLASLVWLWAFLNWAVSYAPYTWKPRADGQPG
- a CDS encoding Rrf2 family transcriptional regulator, which produces MRLTTFTDYTLRVLMYLALQPERRVTIPEIASAYGISENHLTKVVHHLGRSGMIETLRGKSGGLRLAQTLEAIRLGTVVRASEGEAAFVACMGGTSEACCIAPVCRLADILEEALGALYASLDRYTLADLVASPRKLQRLLLMDG
- a CDS encoding ferredoxin--NADP reductase, with product MHSAQTYRRAVPHDPLEKATAERILSIRRWTEKLFSVRVSRSPTFRFTPGQWVRLGITSGSGLPGSIIWRPYSMANAAHDEYLEFFSILVPGGAFSSRLATAQIGDTLYVEKQVYGFLTTSRFVGGRHLWMMASGTGLAPFVSILQDPEVWQRYDERVLAYSARETRELAYVDELAALGQQEWLGAGRKPLRFVPVVTRENRPGVLHQRLPKLITSGGLEETAGLQLSAEDSRILVCGNPQMLDDVRDALVERGLRMDRSKTPGNFATENYW
- a CDS encoding CBS domain-containing protein; translated protein: MSLVCECDVGEIVLSDVDVVEAMAHIPGFLDISTEDFQVLYHLAHHNAIDRLTGRIRAANLMRTDLTAITTGMTMEEAACKIVASRYKGLPVVDASGRVVGMLTETDFLRRLKSETFLELMLHLISDQGELSHRCHETCVLEAMSSPTITIGPQADFREILDAFKRHDGRSMPVVDEKGLMLGLLLRKDFLSALAWDIPPLS
- a CDS encoding TusE/DsrC/DsvC family sulfur relay protein, translated to MNTAVEALRDSEGYLVDPETWNDQLACELASEEDLELADAYWPILNFMREYWREHQVAPDVRHVVSYLSSEQGIDKRSAKDQLFGLFPYGYVKQACKIAGMMRPRGWSTG
- a CDS encoding LysR family transcriptional regulator — its product is MDIDQARTFLAIVAHGSFLVAAEHLHVTQSTVSARIQRLEEELGVRLFVRNRAGASLTVGGRRFAEYAKRLALTAEQARQHVGLPSRYRATLRVGGRIALWDGLLPMWVQWLRSHAEAVALRNEIGFEEDLMRHLIDGTLDIGVMYSPSHSPGLVVEHLFDEILILVSSRADDLGPLDDYIYVEWGPAFDIQHAQSYPDLEPPPQVVNIGWLGVQLMLSNGGSCYLPLRMAKPLISAGQLFEVSGAPRYQHPAYMVYAKDSENPVMPLAIEGLRHLQQDIAS